DNA sequence from the Ctenopharyngodon idella isolate HZGC_01 chromosome 14, HZGC01, whole genome shotgun sequence genome:
AAAACAAGTGTGTCCCTGGTCCTGAAGAGGCATGAAAACCACAGCGAGTGGGCGGAAAAGGCGGCAGACGTCCTTAACCATCACCACCCTCTTTTCTTGTATTTCTGCGAGAGTTTGCTACTGTCTGAGTCTCTTTCTCTCGCACAGCAGATCGTAAAGTCTTTCCTGGTTCATTCATTTGCGTTCATTTACCTGTCCATCATCCATGCGTCACTCCCAGAATCCCAGCTTCTCCATAATAGAGTGATCCTTGTGTGGATAGAAGCCGTTAGTAGTGCAGAGCTTGTGAGTACGAGATTGTTGATTTTCGGGTTATTTGAGCAGCAGTGATAGTACAGATACAGTTTGAAGCTGTCAacatctctgtgtgtgtgtatgtgtgtgtgtgtgattgtgctTCTTTTTCCCACTAGATAAAGCAGAACGGTGCTGAAACCCAATGGTGCAAGTGTTTTGAATCTTTAGTGCGGAGTGTATCTGAGTGTTTGGCAAAGCATGAATCTGTGtaggtttgtgtttttgtgtgtgttttaaagtttATAGCCAGACAGAGAAGAGGAGGCAGATCCCTAGGCACCATTCTGTGACGGACATGGCCAACAACCAATCAGCTCTCAGCTCTCCCAGGACACACTGGCACAGAGAAGAGGcacctgaaagagagagagagagagagaccataaacaagcaaacaaatacatttccaaaagaatgaaaaataaattgaaatgatAATAACCACTACAAtacaaaatacttaatttattgttttaacataatgactgaaatgaaaatattaatgaaaaccATCAATTAATTGCAACTataattgcaattaattttgcattcttttgtaagttaatttatttaaagttctttttttgtCTGATACTAAATAgtatcagacaaaaaaaaactttaaataaataaacttacaaaagaatgcaaaattaattgcaattatAGTAACTAGCACAATATGaaagggaaaaaatattttcatatttaatataatagtcattttatttgttattttaaaacaatattaaacaataatatgAAAAAACTCAAAATCATAAGacaaactaaaacaaataacTGCAACTATAACCACCACAATATgaacaaatgattttttttgtatttaatgttattgttttaaCATCATAATAAAATGACtataataaacacaatattaggaatgaaaattatagaaaaaaacatttttatgtatacatataaatatttttcattcttttgaaattgtatttaattcttttaaaaatatttatgtataaataaaaaaacaaaataataaattgcaACTATAATAACCACtacaatataaacaaaatatgaatcaaaaatatgaaaaaaggaaaaaagataaataaaataaaataaaatatcttcatatttaaaattgtacGGTTTAAacctaaataatataatataatataatataatataaaaaagtacaatacctataatgaatataatataaatgaaaactaaacagaatcattgacaaaaaataaataaattgtgggCTGCTAAGTTTAGAAAGCAGATTTTAGATAATCAGTGTATTTTGTCAAGCACCCCTCAGAAtacataatgaaataaaaagctgGTGAATTGTTCAAAACTCTGTGTGTGTACCTGCTATCTGGAGACGTACGTATATGTCCGTGAGGGCGATCGCCCCTCTGACTGTCCATTGGTGGAGACATTCAGGAAGTCCCATATAAGGATAGTGTCATCATGGGAACTGCTAATAATCTGGAACTCATCAAACTGCAGTCGGAACACACGCCCAGAATGCTCCTGCGAGAGGTTGCCGTGACAACACACACTTATAagaacacaaaaacatacagtatgcaCACGCAAACAAACTCCAGAGGTTTGTCAGAAACGGTGAGTCCGGTGTTGGGAAGTAAACGCAGCAACGCTGTTGAAATATTCACTTAGTTAACCTGTAGGGAAATGTATGTAAAGCCAAATTCATAATTCTAAAATGAGGTGTCACCTAGGGTTGGGAAAGTTActttgaagatattttgaaaagatACCAGCTACTAGAAGTAATAGTATTAAAAGCACAGGGACTCAATCGATTCCTTTTGAAAAGGTTCTTTGAAACaaactgattcactaaaagaatCAGATTCCTAGCTATACTGTTTAATAGTGAATCAGTTCAGTGAATCACTGTGTTTCAAAGTTGTTTCAAAGTTTGTTTAATAGTATGTCTAGGAATCCCattctttcagtttcaaaaagAATCAATTCATCAATTCATTCAAGTCCTCACTATGTTCCCATAAGTCCCTGTGGTTTAACTACTAGTATTTCTAGTAGCCTGTAGTTTCACAAAATAGCAAAGTAGCACTGGGTGACAGCTAATTTGAGAATAATGAATTATGTTTTACATATATTCCATATAGATTAACTAAATGATCATTTCAAATTGTTTGAGGTAATTAGCAGTGTAAATAAACCTGCAGTGACCTCTTGTGGCTGTTTGTTTTATCATATGTGAAACTGACTTtcattacaacaacaaaaaaaaaaaaacttatcaaTAGGAATATGGCaaacctatggaagcttgtttccaccactgaataaaataataaaaaaggtaattgcgactttttctctcacaattctgactttttgttctcagaattgcttgatataaactCCCAACTGTGAGTtacaaagtcataattgtgagatataaacttgcaattctaaaaaataaaagtattttttccttcagaattggactttatttctcacaattgtttatatctcgcaattctgactttatttctcgcaattttgagtttatatctcgcaattctgatgttataacactcaattctgactttatttctcgcaattgagtTTGTAACttgcaactctgactttatttctcgcaactgcgagtttatatctcacaattctgagaaaagaagtctgaattgcgagatgtaaacacgcaattgtgagaaaaaaaagacaattgtgagataaaaagtcgcaattaccttttttattttttatttagcggcggaaacaagcttccatataaacCAGAGCGGGCAATTTtacaaaacataaattaaactatttataaatatgataatggCATTATTTTATTCACACACACCACGAGTGTGCGCAGACATAATGTGCTGGCAGGGGCCCGAGGATCCAGAGCTGCCTGTAAATCCCAAACTTTAATTTTCCTGCAGAGGAACAGAGAGAATGTGCGGGTGAGTTATGGGTGCTCGATATTAAGCAGGCAGACAGATGAACGGCCTGTCAGAAACAGATGGTGCTGTGACTGAGTGTGTGTATTCACCCATCATACGCTCCGCTCACGATCCTCTTGTTGTCGAATCTGATGCAGCGCACGAGCTCCTCATGACCCTCCAGCACACGCAGACAAGCACCACACTCAATGTCCCACagtctgaaaacacacacacacacacacgttaggATATGTTTACACTTATCCCGGATACATTAGAAAATCTTTATGTTTTGTCCTTCCATCCACATTGAGATGGGTCCAATTCTCAccattaactaactattaactacgacttctgcctcaataaactcctaattactgcttattaatagttagtaaggtagttgttaaatttaggtattgggtaggattatgggatgtagaatatggtcatgctgaataaggcattaatatgtgctttataagtactaatgaacagccaatatcctagtaatatgcatgctaataagcaactacttaatagtgagaattggaccctaaactaaagcaTTACCATATAGTCTCACCTGATGGTGTTGTCTGAGGACCCGCTGACCACGAGTCTGTCTCTGTACTGAAGGCAAGCAATGCCGCGCTTGTGACCGTTCAGTGTCCGTACAAACTCACATGTGCTGGTGCTCCACACCTGCAGAAACACACAGTCTCTTATCTACATCTGCTTCGCATTACAGCTGCCAATCACCCACCACTAAAGCTCCGCCCACCCACTGACCACTCCCACCCGCTCACTTTTATGGTTCTGTCTCCAGACGCAGACACAATGTATTTGTCGTCAAAGTCCACCACGTTAACAGCGGCACGGTGACCCACGAGCACGCGGCGCAGACTGATGTCGGTGGCGGACGCCATGTCCCACACGGCAATGGAGCGATCTTTCGAACACGTCACCATGAGGCCGTTACAGAAGCGCAGGTGCAGAACCGCCTCGTTATGATGGATCAGAGTGTTGAGAACCTCACCAGAACCGACGTCCCACACCctgacagagacagagaaaatATTACAGATTAAGTACACGTTATGAAGGGAATGTGTGCTTGTGCACAGCTGAGACTACTGGTTATTATAACTAAGCTACAAAACAGCATAGCTACAAAAATGTGTATTGAttacaaaaagattttttagtgtttacaataaaataaatcacattaaatGTAGACAGTTTCTCATTGatctacactactgttcaaaagtttggggttgtaggatttttgtttaaatgttttttgaaaagaagtctcttatgcttaccgaggctgcatttatttgatcaaaaatacagtaaaaacagtaataatttgaaatattattacaatttaaaatagctgttttctatgtgaatatattttaatatgtaatttattcctgtgatgcaaagctgaatattcaacatcattactccagtcttcagtgtcacatgatccttcagaaatcattctaatagagTGATGCAGGGATGACGTAAATTTGTAGGCCAACCGGAAGTTTGCAACACACTGGTTCCCTTGACAAAATCCCAGTAGGATTTTTCCATAatcttttggattattgcaaaaaataagtAATGTGATCTACAAAAAAGTTTATGATACTTGcacgttttgtccatcaagaaaattttaacaaatgaacacaacattTATGGGTTTTTAGGCCTAAATACAATcccctagtgaaaaataaatataccaaAACGTATATGAAATGCATTGATTTTATGCTAAGTATaccacaaatacatttacatattcatgtacttaatataaataccctgcaattgtaatTTTGATATACTAAATTGATATACCAAATTGATATTTGGTAtactaaattaatatatttataccaCTATTTATACCAGATTATATCActaagtctgctaaattggaacaactaattttgtattttttgcattAAGCATTTTAGTTATCTGGAAATAGTGCTGAGGTCCAGCTAAAGATATACTTAACTATATCTGATTGTGCTAAAGTGctaactattgcaagtatacttcaggtaactttaaatattttgcatttgaaaactgatattatacagagatcatactatccttactaatagtgacattaaaacacattttaagcttaatattaagaaatgtgcactgcaataaagcacaaataaagtttaattataatatttatatcagtaagtctcaAGCGATATGTCAGCAAATGTGTTAATGGATTTGTACTAtgcttagtatgaaataaatatattttaaatacatttttgtatagTTTTTTTCACTAGTGtcgccagaagtaaaaagctaaaggaAAGTTTGAATTAGAACAGTTTGTAAGAGCGCGATTATAAGGCTGTAAAGCGGACTATGGACTGCGCTTTTATaaccatttaaccaaaaacccattcaaaaaacccactgactttgggacgatggaaccagaagtgctaaaatgcaacTCATTTCCatgttttggcctacaaaaatgcgtcatccctgcagcactctatattctgatttgctgctcaagatacatttcttaatattatcaatgctgtttcatatttttgtggaaactgtatacttttttttccaggattctatgatgaatagaaagctcaaaagcatttgtttgaaatgtaaacattctgtaacattataaatgtctttactgtcacttttgaccagtGCATCCTTTTGACACTTTGGTGGCACAAAATTTGCCTAAAACAGAACAAGCTGAAGGAACAGCAGACTCCACTATTTTTTTCAACAGGTTGGAAAGTAGTAAATATCTCCTGTAATAACTGCTACAGTCTTTTGGCATAGCTGTTGTTAAAACATACAGGGACCGTAAATGACATGTGAACGATCTCACCAGCAGCTGAAACATCCTGCTCGAGCTGAACACTGCCAACTGATGGTGTTAATGCTCTTTAAACACGATCACATTACAAAGCCATTTCCCTCTACAGGTGTTAAACGTCCGGCCGTTTGCGCTTCCACTTGGAGTGACGTAAACCTGATTTATGCAGCTGTAGAGCTTGTTCCCCGAAACTCTTACAGgtgagagagaaacacacacatactcgcGCTGGAAAAGGTGACAGAGGTCCGGACGGAGCTTTAAACAGTTGCTAGGGAAGTGAGGTCATTGTTTTCATTCAGATTCTTCAGCCGGAGGGAGGCAGTGTGTGTGAAACATTTTCAactaattttataatatagttTCATCAGCACTGTACTGAAATTCtgcatctttttatttttcttcctaaGGATTCACACACTTTTAGACTAAGGACTTTTCTAGCCATTCAGGATACAGaatttattaaactttattaaacatttattaattaaaaaaacaatcatttactgtttatgttcacaaaTGCTGTGGAAGAatagttcattgttagttcatcttaacaaatgcaaaaaaagaacaacttttatttggaatagaaatcttttgtaacattataaatgtctttactgtgactttagatgaatttaatgcatctttgatgaaaaagtattaattgctttttttttttttttctttttttttttaaatcttactgaccccaaactaatGAATGGTGTTGtatattgacagaattttcagcattcaAAATCTAACTTgtaatatttatgtgtgtgtttgtgtgtgtgtacctgacAGTAGAATCAGAGGAACCCGTCACTATGACTCTGTCATCATACTGCAGACACAGAACCGAACCAGTGTGACCCGTCAGAACCTTCAGACACTCCAGAGACTGTTTGTCCCAGATCTGAGAGAGACAgaagttgtgtcccaaatgatgcACTATACACTCATACTATGTACTCAACTGTGTAGTCTAtgaatattataatgttattttgtcattcagcaTTGGAGTCTGATAGTCCCTCCCCCTCCGCTACATAATAGTGCACAACAGTGCCTGCCCACTTTTTCAGCGCCGTTTGTTcaggaagtattttttccatttgtttttcccatagggattttaaagaaaaatcttCATTAAAGAGTTagaagccatgaaccaaaccaatcagctacaaggtgaatcataacattacaaactttgatttgaagcaaaagaaAATTCGAAAActggacaaaaagacaaaggtacaagactgtgtacttaacagCTTTAGTGAGGGGAAAAatctacaatcccatgaagcaatGCAAAAAGCATAATCGAataaaaaagaattataaaactactcatttaaaaatgtagattatatatataaaaaacaatatattttaagtttattgcaaaatatgcatatattattgaaatatttaagtattttgagagtgtTGGGAGACTGACTTGATTACATCATTTGCGGTGCTCAATGGGAGTGGGTGGAGCTAACGACTGAtaggtggaattttctgtacagcatcatggttaatgtagtttttcaccatgaATTCAGCTGTTGAACACGATTATTAAAATAATGCGGGCTAacggcttcaacagaagcaaatgcTGTTGGTTGTCTTTAAAAATCACTTTCCCCATGGGGAGGGTTTTTACTTCAAgaacccgactgttgcactctattaaaACTGTGACAGTTGAGCGCATGAAGTGTTCAACTCTCCACAGTTCTATTTTCTgttaattaagtgcatcatcTGGGTATTTGAAGGGCACTTTTTCTGGAATTTTCAGTGAGAACACACTATTTATACTAAAAAACAGCACAGAATAGTGGACAAGTACCCAATGTGATGACGATGACAACAGACATACA
Encoded proteins:
- the fbxw11a gene encoding F-box and WD repeat domain-containing 11-A isoform X3 translates to MDPDMEDKTLELMNITVMESQNNTDDISPKKTTVFKLGNGSVAGSRKRPSQANYEKEKDLCIQLFDQWSESDQVEFVEHLISRMCHYQHGHINSYLKPMLQRDFITALPAQGLDHIAENILSFLDARSLCSAELVCREWQRVISDGMLWKKLIERMVRTDPLWKGLSERHQWEKYLFKNRTNEVPPNSYYHSLYPKIIQDIETIEANWRCGRHNLQRIQCRSENSKGVYCLQYDDDKIISGLRDNSIKIWDKQSLECLKVLTGHTGSVLCLQYDDRVIVTGSSDSTVRVWDVGSGEVLNTLIHHNEAVLHLRFCNGLMVTCSKDRSIAVWDMASATDISLRRVLVGHRAAVNVVDFDDKYIVSASGDRTIKVWSTSTCEFVRTLNGHKRGIACLQYRDRLVVSGSSDNTIRLWDIECGACLRVLEGHEELVRCIRFDNKRIVSGAYDGKIKVWDLQAALDPRAPASTLCLRTLVEHSGRVFRLQFDEFQIISSSHDDTILIWDFLNVSTNGQSEGRSPSRTYTCLFSVPVCPGRAES
- the fbxw11a gene encoding F-box and WD repeat domain-containing 11-A isoform X1, which gives rise to MDPDMEDKTLELMCSLPRSVWLGCSSVAESLCALRCLQSLPSSRAHNQNITVMESQNNTDDISPKKTTVFKLGNGSVAGSRKRPSQANYEKEKDLCIQLFDQWSESDQVEFVEHLISRMCHYQHGHINSYLKPMLQRDFITALPAQGLDHIAENILSFLDARSLCSAELVCREWQRVISDGMLWKKLIERMVRTDPLWKGLSERHQWEKYLFKNRTNEVPPNSYYHSLYPKIIQDIETIEANWRCGRHNLQRIQCRSENSKGVYCLQYDDDKIISGLRDNSIKIWDKQSLECLKVLTGHTGSVLCLQYDDRVIVTGSSDSTVRVWDVGSGEVLNTLIHHNEAVLHLRFCNGLMVTCSKDRSIAVWDMASATDISLRRVLVGHRAAVNVVDFDDKYIVSASGDRTIKVWSTSTCEFVRTLNGHKRGIACLQYRDRLVVSGSSDNTIRLWDIECGACLRVLEGHEELVRCIRFDNKRIVSGAYDGKIKVWDLQAALDPRAPASTLCLRTLVEHSGRVFRLQFDEFQIISSSHDDTILIWDFLNVSTNGQSEGRSPSRTYTCLFSVPVCPGRAES
- the fbxw11a gene encoding F-box and WD repeat domain-containing 11-A isoform X4, which encodes MDPDMEDKTLELMNITVMESQNNTDDISPKKTTVFKLGNGSVAGSRKRPSQANYEKEKDLCIQLFDQWSESDQVEFVEHLISRMCHYQHGHINSYLKPMLQRDFITALPAQGLDHIAENILSFLDARSLCSAELVCREWQRVISDGMLWKKLIERMVRTDPLWKGLSERHQWEKYLFKNRTNEVPPNSYYHSLYPKIIQDIETIEANWRCGRHNLQRIQCRSENSKGVYCLQYDDDKIISGLRDNSIKIWDKQSLECLKVLTGHTGSVLCLQYDDRVIVTGSSDSTVRVWDVGSGEVLNTLIHHNEAVLHLRFCNGLMVTCSKDRSIAVWDMASATDISLRRVLVGHRAAVNVVDFDDKYIVSASGDRTIKVWSTSTCEFVRTLNGHKRGIACLQYRDRLVVSGSSDNTIRLWDIECGACLRVLEGHEELVRCIRFDNKRIVSGAYDGKIKVWDLQAALDPRAPASTLCLRTLVEHSGRVFRLQFDEFQIISSSHDDTILIWDFLNVSTNGQSEGRSPSRTYTYVSR